In a genomic window of Cytobacillus sp. FSL H8-0458:
- a CDS encoding glutamate synthase-related protein, whose protein sequence is MTLQQWSPSLFKEYHRQEHDACGIVSAMEKKKVPTRENIFSCINALVTMNHRAGFINGEGDGVGIHIDIPRELWKEKLKEAGADSNAAEKEGFVVGHVFMSRKQDTESLKAILLQKLADANLTVIYASDEVTNSSALGPIAIQENPVFWQFACLAESNGTELSKKLFELIVNFEEDEHVHVASLSQHHAVYKVMGAGDILPKYYQDLASPLVASTMTLGHNRYSTNTLSSFFRVQPFSVLGHNGEINTIAKLRDEAKMVGVPLVKDGSDSQDLSRTLETFICRDGYTLFEAMDVMFPPIVNEIKSYPEHLQDMYAYIREAWGHFAQGPAGIISRFADEAVFSVDALGLRPLWMLETESSYLFSSEPGIIPSTEYVNEPKPLSPGEKVGLKWDGDTLAVYEHSHYQAEVFERFSKRVNAENFRIRLQSPKLEKTISVNYPDKIHNGQYKAFGWERDHVQLVEQMAEKGAEPIRSLGHDSPLAALNPQRKNIADFIKESVAVVTNPAIDRDRETEHFSTRTIIGQRPSLFEKQEPGAVIELQTPILIEGKAGFECFDELNQPSYDQVTCFYQEQKLISYLSATFTKDETVKEALDRLAAEAVDAVKNGKTLLVLDDANAHQEDAYWIDPHLAVSAIDQALVKEALRRECSLLLRSASIRSLHDIITAFGLGADIISPYYMFMTVLGESDTPLKNLYSALTKGLEKVISTIGIHELRGYGRLFSAIGLHEELAGYLNIVNFFGSKELSFSFSVLKEDAFARAEDYQNEKERIGKTFSLFPRIWKAIGEVASTGDYSVYKEKITEQEDQNPTTIRHLTGFKETASHLKPEDISLHVGEHDLPFVISSMSFGSQNETAFRAYAEGADRLNMVSLNGEGGEIKDMLGKYPRTRGQQVASGRFGVNAELLNSSNLLEIKIGQGAKPGEGGHLPGSKVTAKIAEARNATIGSDLISPSNNHDIYSIEDLAQMIHELKTANDKAKVAVKVPVVPNIGTIAVGIAKAGADIITLSGFDGGTGAARIHALQHVGLPVEIGVKAAHNALLEAGIRDNVELWADGGIKSAADVLKVMLLGANRVGFGTLSMLAIGCTTCRGCHLDTCHVGIATQIDSEAQAKEHGLRRFVPRQFDLAVKGIMNLFSAFGEELKALAASIGIKNLQDAVGRSDLLVQIKGQDQLDLTHLLKTLEIGQFSAQEAPEALQEAQLQVAVGAEYLDASVEELDQSREFHSVTSEQRVLGSRVSCHRVRNRLDGSYKTLPQVDLKYKGGSIPGNGLGAYNSFGINIEVAGGAQDGIGKTSFGGQIKIFKAKGKNGKFYNGSVGKGFGYGAQEGLLVAQGNADARAGIRLSGADMIIGGQLQKPLPEKEYGNIGSNANIKGFAFEYMTNGRGLVLGDAGPWICAGMTGGVVYLRHQPEMGLTKEAIQRRIAKGAKVSVTSLSDKGKEDVKELLGQYIAMLNDQRQTEEASQFASLLNHPEDHFVQVIPVKEQADPSVSTE, encoded by the coding sequence ATGACATTACAGCAATGGAGTCCTTCACTTTTTAAAGAGTATCACCGCCAGGAGCATGATGCATGCGGCATCGTTTCTGCCATGGAGAAAAAGAAAGTCCCAACCCGCGAAAATATTTTCAGCTGCATCAATGCACTTGTTACGATGAATCACCGTGCCGGTTTTATTAATGGAGAAGGCGACGGTGTAGGGATCCATATTGATATCCCCAGAGAGCTATGGAAAGAAAAGTTAAAGGAAGCGGGAGCTGATTCTAACGCAGCGGAAAAGGAAGGATTTGTGGTTGGACATGTATTTATGTCCAGAAAGCAGGATACTGAATCACTGAAAGCTATCTTGCTGCAAAAACTCGCTGACGCAAATCTGACGGTTATTTATGCATCTGACGAAGTAACCAACTCATCAGCTTTAGGGCCGATTGCCATACAGGAAAACCCAGTATTCTGGCAGTTTGCCTGTTTAGCAGAATCGAATGGTACAGAGCTTTCCAAAAAGCTGTTTGAATTAATCGTTAATTTTGAAGAAGACGAACATGTCCATGTCGCCTCCCTCAGCCAGCATCATGCTGTGTACAAAGTTATGGGAGCCGGAGATATTCTTCCGAAATATTATCAAGATCTTGCAAGCCCCCTTGTTGCCTCAACAATGACGCTTGGGCATAATCGATATTCAACTAACACATTATCAAGCTTTTTCCGCGTGCAGCCTTTTAGCGTGCTGGGACATAATGGGGAAATCAACACCATTGCCAAGCTTAGGGATGAAGCCAAAATGGTCGGCGTTCCGCTAGTAAAAGACGGCAGTGACTCACAGGATCTGAGCAGAACGCTTGAAACATTTATTTGCCGCGACGGATATACTCTCTTTGAAGCAATGGACGTCATGTTCCCTCCTATCGTGAATGAAATCAAGTCATACCCTGAGCATCTTCAGGATATGTACGCCTATATCCGGGAAGCATGGGGACATTTTGCCCAGGGACCGGCAGGAATTATTTCCAGATTTGCCGATGAGGCAGTATTCAGTGTCGATGCATTGGGGCTTCGCCCGCTGTGGATGCTGGAAACCGAAAGCTCCTACCTGTTCTCATCAGAACCAGGAATCATCCCATCCACCGAATATGTTAATGAGCCTAAGCCGCTATCACCAGGTGAAAAGGTGGGGCTGAAATGGGACGGAGACACTCTGGCTGTTTACGAACATAGCCACTATCAGGCTGAAGTTTTTGAAAGATTTTCAAAGAGAGTGAACGCTGAAAATTTCCGGATTCGCCTGCAGTCTCCTAAACTGGAGAAAACCATTTCTGTAAACTACCCGGATAAGATTCACAACGGGCAGTATAAAGCGTTCGGCTGGGAGAGAGACCATGTCCAGCTTGTCGAGCAGATGGCAGAAAAAGGAGCGGAGCCAATTCGTTCTCTTGGACACGATTCACCTTTAGCAGCGCTAAATCCTCAGCGGAAGAACATCGCAGATTTTATTAAAGAAAGTGTTGCTGTGGTTACAAACCCTGCCATTGACCGTGACCGGGAAACGGAGCATTTCTCAACCCGTACAATTATCGGCCAGCGTCCTTCTTTATTTGAAAAACAGGAGCCAGGGGCCGTAATTGAATTGCAGACTCCTATTTTAATAGAAGGCAAAGCAGGCTTTGAATGTTTCGATGAACTCAATCAGCCGAGCTACGACCAGGTAACCTGCTTCTATCAGGAACAAAAGCTGATATCTTATTTGTCTGCCACATTTACGAAAGATGAAACGGTAAAGGAAGCTTTAGACCGTTTAGCAGCAGAAGCAGTTGATGCGGTAAAAAATGGCAAAACTCTGCTTGTATTGGATGATGCCAATGCTCATCAGGAGGACGCTTACTGGATTGATCCGCACCTTGCCGTCTCTGCGATCGATCAGGCTCTTGTCAAAGAAGCATTGCGCCGTGAATGTTCCCTGCTGCTCCGGTCAGCTTCAATCAGATCGCTTCATGATATCATTACCGCATTCGGTTTAGGCGCTGATATTATAAGCCCTTACTATATGTTTATGACGGTTCTTGGCGAATCTGATACACCGCTGAAAAATTTATACTCAGCTCTGACTAAAGGACTTGAAAAAGTCATTTCCACTATCGGGATTCATGAACTAAGAGGCTATGGACGGTTGTTCTCTGCCATTGGTCTTCATGAGGAATTAGCCGGATATTTGAATATCGTCAACTTCTTCGGATCTAAGGAACTTTCATTTAGCTTTAGCGTTTTAAAGGAAGACGCTTTTGCCAGAGCGGAGGATTACCAGAATGAAAAGGAGCGGATCGGAAAAACGTTCAGCCTTTTCCCGCGTATCTGGAAAGCGATCGGCGAAGTGGCGTCGACTGGTGACTATAGTGTTTACAAGGAAAAAATCACTGAACAGGAAGACCAGAACCCGACAACAATCCGCCATTTAACCGGATTTAAGGAAACGGCTTCTCATCTAAAGCCCGAAGATATCAGCTTGCATGTGGGCGAGCATGACCTGCCATTTGTCATCTCCTCCATGTCCTTTGGCTCTCAGAATGAAACGGCCTTCAGAGCCTATGCAGAAGGTGCTGACAGGCTGAACATGGTCAGCCTGAATGGAGAAGGCGGAGAAATCAAGGATATGCTTGGAAAATATCCGCGGACCCGCGGACAGCAGGTAGCATCTGGACGCTTTGGTGTTAATGCCGAGCTCCTGAATTCATCCAACCTGCTGGAAATAAAAATTGGGCAGGGTGCAAAGCCTGGTGAAGGCGGCCACCTTCCTGGATCCAAGGTAACTGCAAAAATTGCAGAGGCGCGTAATGCTACAATTGGATCGGATTTAATTTCACCTTCCAACAACCATGATATCTACTCGATTGAAGATTTGGCACAGATGATTCACGAGCTTAAGACAGCCAATGACAAAGCCAAGGTTGCTGTTAAGGTGCCGGTTGTACCCAATATCGGAACCATTGCAGTCGGGATTGCAAAAGCTGGTGCTGATATAATCACACTGAGCGGCTTTGACGGAGGTACAGGGGCAGCGAGAATTCACGCCCTGCAGCATGTAGGCCTTCCAGTTGAAATTGGTGTAAAGGCAGCTCACAACGCCCTGCTGGAAGCAGGCATCCGCGATAATGTTGAGCTTTGGGCTGATGGCGGCATTAAGAGTGCTGCAGACGTATTAAAGGTTATGCTGCTGGGTGCTAACCGTGTAGGCTTTGGCACACTTTCCATGCTGGCTATCGGCTGTACGACATGCCGCGGCTGCCATCTTGATACTTGCCATGTTGGGATTGCAACACAAATAGATTCAGAGGCACAGGCAAAGGAACATGGCTTAAGAAGATTTGTTCCACGCCAATTCGACCTTGCTGTCAAAGGCATCATGAACCTGTTTAGTGCTTTTGGCGAAGAACTGAAAGCATTAGCAGCTTCTATTGGCATAAAAAATCTGCAGGATGCAGTTGGCCGTTCTGATCTGCTTGTACAGATTAAGGGGCAGGATCAGCTTGACCTGACTCACCTGCTGAAAACACTTGAAATCGGCCAATTCTCTGCACAGGAAGCACCTGAAGCCCTGCAGGAAGCCCAGCTGCAGGTAGCTGTTGGAGCAGAGTATCTCGATGCAAGTGTAGAAGAATTGGATCAGTCACGTGAATTCCATAGCGTCACTTCCGAGCAGCGTGTACTGGGAAGCCGGGTTTCCTGCCACCGTGTAAGAAACAGACTCGACGGTTCTTATAAAACTCTTCCGCAAGTTGATTTGAAATACAAAGGCGGTTCCATTCCGGGCAATGGCCTTGGAGCTTACAACAGCTTCGGCATCAACATCGAAGTTGCCGGAGGTGCACAGGACGGCATCGGAAAAACTTCGTTCGGCGGACAAATTAAAATCTTTAAAGCTAAAGGCAAGAATGGCAAGTTTTATAATGGCTCTGTTGGCAAAGGGTTTGGCTATGGAGCACAGGAAGGCTTGCTTGTAGCTCAAGGAAATGCTGACGCACGTGCCGGAATCAGATTATCCGGAGCGGATATGATTATCGGCGGCCAGCTGCAAAAGCCGCTGCCTGAAAAAGAATACGGCAATATCGGTTCAAACGCCAATATTAAAGGGTTTGCCTTTGAGTATATGACGAATGGCCGAGGCCTGGTCCTTGGCGATGCCGGTCCATGGATCTGCGCAGGAATGACAGGCGGTGTTGTTTACTTAAGACACCAGCCGGAAATGGGCTTAACAAAAGAAGCCATCCAGCGCAGAATTGCAAAAGGAGCTAAAGTCTCCGTTACTTCTCTTTCCGATAAAGGAAAGGAAGATGTAAAAGAACTGCTTGGCCAATACATTGCCATGCTGAATGATCAGAGACAGACAGAAGAAGCTTCCCAGTTTGCTTCCCTTCTTAATCATCCGGAAGACCACTTTGTTCAAGTTATACCGGTCAAAGAGCAGGCAGACCCATCTGTTTCCACAGAGTGA
- a CDS encoding ABC transporter permease — MFYIAIFFQYVAQYMKTRMQYRADLFVEIFSDLLFQAVNLIFILVVFGHTNLLGGWTRDEIIFIYGFFLVPYALFSSFFNIWDFNERYIVKGELDRILTRPIHSLFQIVLERMELESLFGAVTGIAVMIYAGNSLGLGISWTDPFLFFLFVIGGMLVYGGIFVLIACISFWADARTSIMPMMYNIGNYGRYPVDIYNSVIRFVLTWVLPFAFVGVYPASYFLGKEEWFLYSFLTPLIGIVFFGISILTWNSGVKHYRGAGN; from the coding sequence ATGTTTTATATAGCCATTTTCTTTCAATATGTCGCCCAATATATGAAAACAAGAATGCAGTACCGTGCAGATTTATTTGTAGAGATCTTTTCAGATCTTCTTTTTCAGGCAGTTAATTTAATTTTTATCTTAGTCGTCTTTGGGCATACCAATCTGCTTGGCGGCTGGACAAGGGATGAAATCATCTTTATTTACGGGTTTTTCCTTGTGCCATATGCGCTGTTTTCATCGTTCTTTAATATTTGGGATTTTAATGAGAGATATATAGTAAAAGGTGAACTCGACAGGATATTAACCAGGCCGATCCATAGTTTGTTTCAAATCGTATTGGAACGGATGGAGCTTGAATCCTTGTTTGGGGCTGTAACAGGAATTGCTGTTATGATCTACGCCGGAAACAGCCTTGGTTTAGGGATTTCCTGGACTGACCCGTTCTTGTTTTTCTTATTTGTGATAGGCGGAATGCTTGTGTATGGAGGCATCTTTGTACTGATTGCCTGCATCAGCTTTTGGGCAGATGCCAGAACATCAATCATGCCGATGATGTATAACATCGGTAATTATGGAAGGTATCCGGTTGATATTTACAACAGTGTTATACGCTTTGTCCTCACCTGGGTTCTTCCGTTTGCCTTTGTCGGTGTATATCCGGCTTCCTACTTTCTGGGGAAAGAAGAATGGTTTTTGTATTCCTTTTTAACACCTTTAATTGGAATCGTTTTTTTCGGTATCTCGATCCTGACCTGGAATTCAGGCGTTAAGCATTATCGGGGTGCGGGCAATTAG
- a CDS encoding ion channel, with translation MAFYLSLILIVLCMIMSLQTLFSSAKIKGRWVSVENFLYLISLYATILIGFGMIYIWLDLHGLVVLMDGTEYMETGFLERLETGFYFSAVTLFSVGYGDISPVGIGRLIAVLEALIGYVIPAAFVARVVFDAGDRAL, from the coding sequence ATGGCATTTTATTTATCGCTGATTTTAATTGTGCTGTGCATGATCATGAGTCTGCAGACTCTTTTTTCCTCCGCCAAGATAAAGGGAAGATGGGTTTCTGTGGAGAATTTCCTTTATCTCATAAGTTTATATGCAACGATTCTGATTGGGTTTGGGATGATATATATTTGGCTTGATTTACATGGGCTGGTGGTTTTGATGGACGGCACAGAATATATGGAGACCGGTTTCCTCGAGAGGCTGGAGACGGGTTTTTATTTTAGTGCGGTAACCCTTTTTTCTGTTGGGTATGGAGATATCAGTCCTGTTGGAATAGGCAGGCTTATTGCCGTGCTGGAAGCGTTAATCGGCTATGTGATCCCGGCAGCGTTTGTAGCCAGGGTAGTATTTGATGCAGGTGACCGTGCTTTATAA
- a CDS encoding FUSC family protein — translation MKLGARILKTGIAIILALLLSELFHLPAPIFAGIAAIFAVQPTIYRSYLSIVEQIQGNAIGALIAVIFVLLFGNHVFIIGLAAIIVITINLKLKIENTIGLSLVTLIVIMETPGDTFLQFALIRFSTIMLGVLSAFIVNLVFLPPKYENKLYFKISNNTEEITKWIRLTIRHASEHRLLKNDIDKMKDSNVKLEQLYLMYKEERNYFKRNDLVKSRKLVIYRHMISTVKRSLETLKKLHRFENDLQQMPEEFQHAVQQQLDILIHYHEHVMLKFIGKVRPNVVFEEGDFSLSRKELVNLFLAQQKEHEHDEESILPHIMQVVSAIVDYDEHVEHLDKLISSFQSYHKEENEVSIPENAE, via the coding sequence ATGAAACTTGGCGCCCGCATTCTTAAGACGGGAATCGCAATCATTTTAGCTCTTTTATTATCAGAACTCTTTCATCTGCCTGCTCCTATCTTTGCAGGAATTGCTGCTATTTTTGCCGTTCAGCCGACCATTTACAGATCTTATCTTTCTATTGTGGAACAGATCCAGGGGAACGCAATCGGCGCATTAATTGCCGTGATTTTTGTGCTTTTATTCGGCAACCATGTCTTCATCATAGGCCTGGCAGCTATTATTGTTATCACGATTAATCTTAAGCTTAAAATTGAAAACACAATTGGCCTGTCACTTGTAACCCTGATTGTCATTATGGAGACACCGGGCGATACCTTTCTGCAATTTGCTCTTATTCGATTCTCAACCATTATGCTCGGGGTTTTGTCAGCTTTTATCGTTAACCTTGTATTTCTGCCTCCTAAATATGAAAACAAGCTTTACTTTAAAATATCCAATAACACAGAGGAAATTACCAAATGGATCAGGCTTACCATACGTCATGCATCTGAACACAGACTGCTGAAAAACGATATTGATAAGATGAAAGACAGCAATGTTAAGCTTGAACAGCTGTATTTAATGTATAAAGAGGAAAGAAATTATTTTAAACGAAATGACCTGGTTAAATCCAGAAAACTCGTTATTTACCGGCATATGATTTCCACTGTTAAACGCTCGCTTGAAACATTAAAAAAGCTTCATCGCTTTGAAAATGATCTGCAGCAAATGCCTGAAGAATTCCAGCATGCTGTGCAGCAGCAGCTTGATATTCTTATCCATTATCATGAACACGTCATGCTTAAATTTATTGGGAAAGTTCGTCCGAATGTAGTGTTTGAGGAAGGCGACTTCAGCCTGAGCAGAAAGGAACTGGTGAACCTTTTCCTGGCTCAGCAAAAAGAACATGAACATGATGAAGAATCCATTCTCCCCCATATCATGCAGGTAGTATCAGCTATTGTTGATTACGATGAACATGTAGAGCATCTGGATAAACTTATATCCAGCTTTCAGTCATATCATAAGGAAGAAAATGAGGTTTCCATACCGGAGAATGCCGAGTAG
- a CDS encoding ABC transporter ATP-binding protein, producing the protein MKDAITVQNLKKEFKAYSSRSGLKGAFRDLLTRNYKIVPAVNNISFNVKQGEMVGYIGENGAGKSTTIKMLTGILTPTSGEVIVNGMNPHKDREKFVSTIGVVFGQRSQLWWDIAVQESFRLLKKVYKVTDEQYNSHMAHVINTLDIEPLLDKPVRKLSLGQRMRCELAAALIHNPPLLFLDEPTIGLDVLVKLKIREFLKEINEKYNTTILLTTHDLSDIEALCERVVMLDEGKIIYDGALKSLKEKWGEGKEIEFQFLEDVTLNDLNRITASSEVKWEKDEKEAIFTAFAEDNDELISLLIAKVVADLKVKDINIKETSTEEIIRNIYDRGIS; encoded by the coding sequence ATGAAAGATGCAATAACAGTCCAGAATTTAAAAAAGGAGTTTAAAGCTTATTCCAGCCGCTCCGGATTAAAGGGTGCTTTCCGTGATTTGCTTACAAGAAATTATAAGATTGTGCCAGCAGTGAACAATATCAGTTTTAATGTAAAGCAAGGGGAGATGGTTGGGTATATAGGTGAAAATGGAGCCGGGAAGTCAACTACCATAAAAATGCTGACAGGGATCCTGACCCCAACAAGCGGTGAAGTGATCGTGAATGGAATGAACCCTCATAAAGACCGTGAAAAATTCGTCAGCACGATTGGAGTTGTCTTCGGCCAGAGATCTCAGCTTTGGTGGGATATTGCTGTTCAGGAATCCTTCAGGCTGCTCAAGAAGGTGTACAAAGTTACTGATGAGCAATACAACAGTCATATGGCACATGTGATCAATACCCTGGATATTGAACCTCTGCTCGATAAGCCTGTCCGGAAGCTTTCACTCGGGCAAAGAATGAGGTGTGAACTAGCAGCGGCACTCATCCACAATCCGCCGCTCTTGTTCCTGGATGAGCCGACTATTGGGCTTGATGTGCTTGTTAAATTAAAGATCAGAGAGTTTTTAAAAGAAATTAATGAAAAATATAATACAACCATTCTGCTGACTACTCATGATCTGTCGGATATCGAGGCGCTGTGCGAACGCGTAGTGATGCTGGACGAGGGCAAAATCATTTATGATGGAGCCTTAAAAAGCCTGAAGGAAAAATGGGGAGAAGGAAAGGAAATAGAATTCCAGTTCCTTGAAGATGTGACCCTGAACGACTTAAACCGAATTACGGCTTCATCGGAAGTGAAATGGGAAAAGGATGAGAAAGAAGCGATTTTTACAGCCTTTGCCGAGGATAATGATGAACTGATTTCCCTGCTGATTGCCAAGGTGGTTGCGGATTTGAAAGTGAAAGACATCAATATTAAAGAAACTTCAACAGAGGAAATCATAAGAAATATTTATGACCGGGGGATATCTTAA
- a CDS encoding glutamate-1-semialdehyde 2,1-aminomutase, with protein sequence MQFTNSERLHKQALEHIVGGVNSPSRSYKAVGGGSPVAMERAQGAYFWDVDGNQYIDYLAAYGPIITGHAHPHITEAIKTAAERGVLYGTPTPHEVKFAGMLKEAMPNLDKVRFVNSGTEAVMTTIRVARAYTGRDKIIKFAGCYHGHSDLVLVAAGSGPSTLGTPDSAGVPKSIAQEVITVPFNEIEPYKEALEKWGDQIAAVLVEPIVGNFGIVEPKPGFLEQVNELTHVAGALVIYDEVITAFRFMYGGAQDLLGVKPDLTAMGKIIGGGLPIGAYGGKKEIMETVAPLGPAYQAGTMAGNPASILSGIACLEVLKQPGVYEYLDRLGEMLEKGISEAAEEHNIPITINRLKGALTIYFTEEKVVNYEQAENTDGEMFAKFFKLMLNQGINLAPSKYEAWFMTIAHTEDDIQATIHAVQNAFQQLKDE encoded by the coding sequence ATGCAATTTACTAATTCTGAACGGCTGCATAAACAAGCTTTAGAACATATTGTAGGCGGGGTAAACAGTCCTTCCCGCTCCTATAAAGCAGTAGGCGGCGGCTCGCCGGTTGCAATGGAACGGGCACAGGGCGCTTATTTCTGGGATGTGGACGGCAATCAATATATTGATTATCTGGCGGCATACGGTCCCATCATTACCGGGCATGCCCATCCGCATATTACAGAAGCCATAAAAACAGCTGCTGAGCGCGGAGTATTATATGGAACTCCGACACCTCATGAAGTGAAATTCGCCGGGATGCTTAAGGAAGCAATGCCTAATTTGGACAAAGTCCGTTTTGTGAACTCAGGAACTGAAGCGGTTATGACAACAATCCGTGTGGCAAGGGCCTATACGGGCAGGGACAAAATTATTAAGTTTGCCGGCTGCTATCACGGCCATTCCGATCTTGTACTGGTTGCTGCAGGTTCAGGTCCTTCAACACTCGGAACCCCTGACTCTGCCGGAGTTCCAAAAAGCATTGCCCAGGAAGTGATCACGGTTCCTTTCAATGAAATCGAACCATATAAGGAAGCGCTGGAAAAATGGGGCGACCAGATAGCTGCTGTGCTGGTGGAACCGATTGTCGGCAACTTTGGAATTGTTGAACCAAAACCAGGATTCCTGGAACAGGTTAACGAATTAACACATGTAGCTGGTGCGCTTGTCATTTATGATGAAGTCATCACAGCTTTCCGTTTTATGTATGGCGGCGCTCAGGACCTGCTTGGTGTAAAACCGGACTTGACAGCCATGGGGAAAATCATTGGAGGAGGCCTTCCAATCGGTGCATATGGCGGAAAGAAAGAAATTATGGAAACAGTAGCTCCTTTAGGTCCAGCTTACCAAGCTGGTACAATGGCTGGAAATCCAGCGTCGATTCTATCAGGAATTGCCTGTCTCGAAGTTTTAAAGCAGCCTGGTGTCTATGAATATCTGGACAGACTGGGAGAAATGCTTGAAAAAGGGATTAGCGAGGCAGCTGAAGAACATAACATCCCAATTACAATTAATCGATTAAAAGGTGCCCTGACAATCTACTTTACGGAAGAAAAAGTGGTGAATTATGAGCAGGCGGAAAATACAGATGGAGAAATGTTTGCAAAGTTCTTCAAGCTGATGCTCAATCAGGGAATAAACCTGGCTCCTTCAAAATATGAAGCTTGGTTTATGACAATCGCGCATACAGAGGATGATATTCAAGCCACCATTCATGCGGTGCAAAACGCATTTCAACAATTAAAAGACGAATAA
- a CDS encoding ABC transporter permease, protein MDKYIEMIRIRFLMMLAYRTNYYTGILIYSINIGAYYFLWSAIYGEKDAIEGMSVIQMSTYVAVAWMARAFYFNNIDREMAAEIKEGKVAVELIRPYNYLGMKTMQGLGEGIFRLFFFSVPGMVIVSFIFPLQFSADWTTWIFFAVSIVLSFFINTQINLLTGITTFFLFNNTGLIRAKRVVIDLFSGLLIPISFFPVWAQDVLKFLPFQGISYVPSMIFTNSFSDNEAIQAILMQGIWVLILIIPIQVLWIIAKKQLIIQGG, encoded by the coding sequence GTGGATAAGTATATCGAAATGATTCGGATCCGTTTTTTGATGATGCTTGCCTACAGAACAAATTATTATACAGGCATTCTGATTTACAGCATTAATATTGGTGCTTACTATTTTTTGTGGAGTGCCATTTATGGTGAAAAAGATGCGATTGAGGGTATGTCGGTGATTCAGATGTCGACATATGTAGCTGTAGCCTGGATGGCCAGAGCATTTTACTTTAATAATATAGACCGGGAAATGGCTGCTGAAATTAAAGAAGGAAAAGTAGCGGTGGAGCTGATCCGCCCATATAATTATTTGGGTATGAAAACCATGCAGGGACTGGGGGAAGGGATATTCCGTCTCTTCTTTTTCTCGGTTCCGGGTATGGTCATCGTCTCGTTCATTTTCCCCCTCCAATTTTCTGCGGATTGGACGACCTGGATTTTCTTTGCGGTATCGATTGTATTAAGTTTTTTTATTAATACGCAAATTAATTTGCTGACAGGTATTACCACTTTCTTCTTATTTAATAACACCGGGCTTATCCGGGCAAAAAGAGTGGTGATTGATCTCTTTTCCGGCCTCCTGATTCCTATCAGCTTTTTTCCGGTATGGGCACAGGATGTACTAAAATTTCTGCCCTTTCAGGGTATCAGCTATGTGCCCAGCATGATTTTTACTAATAGCTTTTCAGACAATGAAGCCATCCAGGCGATTCTAATGCAGGGAATCTGGGTTCTAATTCTGATCATACCCATTCAGGTCCTGTGGATCATTGCGAAAAAACAGCTCATTATTCAAGGAGGGTGA
- the bcp gene encoding thioredoxin-dependent thiol peroxidase: MAIEIGKPAPDFELEASNGEKVKLSDYRGKNIVLYFYPKDMTPGCTTQACDFRDQHQNFADVNAVVLGVSPDPLSRHEKFIEKHGLPFLLLADEDHKAAEAYGVWKLKKNFGKEYMGIERSTFIIDQEGKLVKEWRKVKVKGHVEQALEYIKENLTQR, translated from the coding sequence ATGGCAATTGAGATCGGTAAACCGGCTCCGGATTTTGAGCTTGAGGCAAGCAATGGTGAAAAGGTAAAATTATCAGATTACCGCGGGAAGAATATTGTTCTGTATTTCTACCCGAAAGACATGACACCTGGCTGCACGACTCAGGCTTGCGATTTCAGGGACCAGCATCAGAATTTTGCAGATGTGAACGCAGTCGTTTTAGGAGTAAGCCCTGATCCGCTCAGCAGACATGAGAAGTTTATTGAAAAGCATGGACTGCCTTTCCTGCTGCTTGCAGATGAAGACCATAAAGCGGCAGAGGCGTACGGTGTGTGGAAATTGAAAAAGAACTTCGGGAAAGAATATATGGGAATTGAGCGTTCAACCTTTATAATTGACCAGGAAGGCAAGCTCGTGAAAGAATGGCGCAAGGTAAAGGTCAAGGGTCATGTCGAGCAGGCGCTGGAGTATATTAAGGAGAATTTGACCCAGCGCTAA